The following coding sequences are from one Streptomyces venezuelae window:
- a CDS encoding ribonuclease H, producing MSDLIIAACDGAAKKNPGPAAWAWVVADADGHPQRWEAGPLGHSTNNVAELTALAELLEATDPAVPLEVRMDSQYAMNAVTKWIASWKRNGWQTAAKKPVANKDLVVRIDALLQGREVTFRHVAAHRVDGDHLNAIADVAASDAATSQQPAGTAHGATEIPEPRADRMTSSPASRTPRQGAARTKKASSGKASSGAVIKAKYPGRCHCQKPYAAGEKIAKNAHGWGHVECRDTAGE from the coding sequence ATGTCTGACTTGATCATTGCCGCCTGTGACGGAGCGGCGAAGAAGAATCCCGGGCCGGCGGCCTGGGCCTGGGTGGTCGCCGACGCGGACGGCCACCCGCAGCGCTGGGAGGCCGGTCCGCTCGGTCACTCCACGAACAACGTGGCCGAGCTGACCGCGCTGGCGGAACTCCTGGAGGCCACCGACCCGGCCGTACCGCTCGAGGTGCGGATGGACAGCCAGTACGCGATGAACGCGGTCACCAAGTGGATCGCGTCCTGGAAGCGCAACGGATGGCAGACCGCGGCGAAAAAGCCGGTCGCCAACAAGGACCTGGTCGTGCGCATCGACGCGCTGCTCCAGGGCCGCGAGGTGACGTTCCGGCACGTCGCCGCGCACCGCGTGGACGGCGACCACCTCAACGCGATCGCGGACGTCGCGGCCAGCGACGCCGCGACGAGCCAGCAACCCGCGGGCACGGCGCACGGCGCGACGGAGATCCCGGAGCCGCGGGCGGACCGCATGACCTCCTCCCCCGCGAGCCGTACGCCCCGGCAGGGCGCCGCCCGTACGAAGAAGGCGTCCTCGGGCAAGGCGTCCTCGGGGGCCGTCATCAAGGCGAAGTACCCCGGCCGCTGCCACTGCCAGAAGCCGTACGCGGCCGGCGAGAAGATCGCCAAGAACGCGCACGGCTGGGGCCACGTCGAGTGCCGGGACACCGCCGGCGAGTGA
- a CDS encoding chaplin, producing MSATKKTLSVVLGTGALVMGAAGLASADAGAQGAAQNSPGVISGNALQVPIHIPVNACGNTVDIIGLLNPAFGNTCVND from the coding sequence ATGTCCGCAACGAAGAAGACGCTGAGCGTGGTCCTGGGCACCGGCGCCCTGGTGATGGGCGCTGCGGGTCTGGCTTCTGCCGACGCCGGCGCGCAGGGCGCTGCCCAGAACTCGCCCGGCGTCATCTCGGGCAACGCCCTCCAGGTCCCGATCCACATCCCGGTCAACGCGTGTGGCAACACCGTCGACATCATCGGCCTGCTGAACCCGGCCTTCGGCAACACCTGCGTCAACGACTGA
- a CDS encoding sensor histidine kinase has translation MTGPGTVLGRLYRAAPAVQDSVLAAALLLPDLFLFSDFALPSVGLADRLLTVGYAVLGYAALAVRRRAPLAVFGHVWAHALGGELLTAAGAFDYSPTLALLTALYTVAALRGARPAVLALVSVAVPVALSVRAALADVPEAERLTSLLGVACFYGLLHLEVWAVGRWVRAGRAAAIRDRLAVARAEEAVLSERARTARELHDIVANAVTVMVLQAGGARHVLRTDPDRVECALEQIESCGKTAVAELRHMLLVLRADGERLAADEPSFGLADLDPLLNGVRQAGLTAHLRVTGDPAPLGRSVDLTAYRLVQEALTNAAKHAGPGAVTVVRLDWHPAGDRLKITILDDGRGVPPADRSELSTGHGLLGLRERVAVCGGTFEAGPVRNGGFRVTAGLPTRELSPQEAGS, from the coding sequence ATGACCGGCCCCGGAACCGTCCTCGGCAGGCTGTACCGGGCGGCGCCCGCCGTCCAGGACTCGGTGCTCGCCGCCGCGCTCCTGCTGCCCGACCTATTTCTCTTCTCGGACTTCGCGCTTCCCTCCGTCGGACTCGCCGACCGGCTGCTCACGGTCGGGTACGCCGTGCTCGGCTACGCGGCGCTCGCGGTGCGGCGGCGTGCGCCGCTCGCGGTGTTCGGCCACGTGTGGGCGCACGCGCTCGGCGGTGAACTCCTCACCGCCGCAGGGGCGTTCGACTACAGTCCGACCCTGGCCCTGCTCACCGCCCTCTACACCGTCGCCGCCCTGCGCGGCGCCCGGCCCGCCGTGCTCGCGCTGGTGTCCGTGGCGGTACCGGTCGCGCTCTCGGTGCGGGCGGCGCTCGCCGACGTACCCGAAGCGGAGCGGCTGACGTCTCTGCTCGGGGTGGCCTGCTTCTACGGGCTGCTCCATCTGGAGGTGTGGGCGGTCGGCCGGTGGGTGCGCGCGGGGCGCGCGGCGGCGATCCGGGACCGGCTCGCGGTGGCCCGCGCCGAAGAGGCTGTGCTGTCCGAACGTGCGCGTACGGCACGCGAGTTGCACGACATCGTCGCCAACGCGGTCACCGTGATGGTGCTGCAGGCGGGCGGCGCTCGTCATGTGCTGCGGACCGACCCGGACCGGGTCGAGTGCGCGCTCGAGCAGATCGAGTCGTGCGGCAAGACAGCGGTCGCCGAGCTGCGGCACATGCTGTTGGTGCTGCGCGCCGACGGTGAGCGGCTCGCAGCCGACGAGCCGAGCTTCGGCCTGGCCGACCTGGACCCGCTCCTGAACGGCGTGCGCCAGGCGGGCCTGACCGCGCACTTGCGGGTCACGGGCGACCCCGCCCCGCTTGGCAGGAGCGTCGACCTGACCGCTTACCGGCTGGTGCAGGAGGCGCTCACCAATGCGGCCAAGCACGCGGGTCCAGGTGCGGTCACCGTCGTACGGCTCGACTGGCACCCGGCGGGAGACCGGCTGAAGATCACGATCCTGGACGACGGCCGGGGCGTCCCGCCCGCCGACCGCTCCGAACTCTCGACCGGGCACGGTCTGCTGGGGCTGCGCGAGCGAGTGGCCGTGTGCGGCGGCACGTTCGAGGCCGGTCCGGTCAGGAACGGCGGCTTCCGGGTCACCGCGGGCCTCCCGACGCGGGAACTCTCCCCGCAGGAGGCCGGGTCATGA
- a CDS encoding response regulator: protein MIRVLIADDQAMVRSALALLLTGEDGIEVVGEAADGAQAVARAAELCPTVVVMDVRMPGTDGVEATRQITADTFPGEARVLVLTTYNVSEAVYQALRAGASGFLLKDAAPGELVGAVRALADGDGWLDPAVVADMLAEFAARPERIRPAPAELAALTGREREVLVLVAHGFSNAEIAAHLFIGEATVKTHIGRILLKLGMRDRAQAVAAAYQCGLVTPGSSPPLP from the coding sequence ATGATCCGGGTACTGATCGCCGACGACCAGGCGATGGTGCGGTCCGCGCTCGCCTTGCTGCTGACCGGCGAGGACGGCATCGAGGTGGTGGGCGAGGCCGCGGACGGCGCCCAAGCGGTCGCGCGCGCCGCGGAGCTGTGTCCCACGGTCGTCGTCATGGACGTACGGATGCCCGGCACGGACGGGGTCGAGGCGACCCGGCAGATCACCGCCGACACGTTTCCGGGCGAGGCGCGGGTGCTGGTCCTGACGACGTACAACGTCAGCGAGGCCGTCTACCAGGCGTTGCGCGCCGGGGCCTCCGGATTCCTGCTCAAGGACGCAGCCCCCGGCGAACTGGTGGGCGCGGTGCGGGCGCTCGCCGACGGCGACGGCTGGCTGGACCCGGCGGTGGTCGCCGACATGCTGGCCGAGTTCGCCGCCCGCCCGGAGCGGATCAGACCGGCCCCCGCGGAGCTCGCGGCGCTCACCGGCCGGGAGCGGGAGGTCCTCGTCCTGGTCGCCCACGGCTTCTCGAACGCGGAGATCGCCGCCCACTTGTTCATCGGCGAGGCCACGGTCAAGACCCACATCGGCCGGATCCTCCTGAAACTCGGCATGCGAGACAGAGCCCAGGCAGTCGCCGCGGCCTACCAGTGCGGCCTGGTAACCCCGGGCTCTTCCCCTCCGCTCCCCTGA
- a CDS encoding helix-turn-helix transcriptional regulator yields the protein MTLRMGSVDAVSRAVPEAAARAGTVAELGSVLSQHLATVLPHDGYLLSGFDPVTGARCFLACENSYSSRARRRMDRANALGRTRRPVADLLHGPCPAVVLGAGAQDPCPDTRRLHGIMAADDYGSELCIALSRSGVARGALVLLRERTSRPFSPAEKTRAARLAEPLAAAVTRYVTDKPLRPRQVHLPPAVVVIGKNDEIAGATPTGREALRGILPGVYPASDQELFSFIWHITYTARRTAMPAITRAPTPLGWFSLQAHPLDGAMTGDTVVTLQPAAPTELLPALAQWYGISPRERTVIEQALQGLAAKQIARRLNLSPHTVNDHFKAVYRKTGVTGREELIACL from the coding sequence ATGACCTTGCGGATGGGCTCCGTGGACGCGGTGAGCCGCGCCGTGCCGGAGGCGGCGGCGCGGGCGGGAACCGTGGCGGAGCTGGGGAGCGTGCTCTCGCAGCACCTCGCCACGGTCCTGCCGCACGACGGCTACCTGCTCTCCGGATTCGACCCCGTCACGGGCGCGCGCTGCTTCCTCGCCTGCGAGAACAGCTACAGCAGCCGCGCACGGCGCCGGATGGACCGGGCGAACGCCCTCGGCCGGACCCGCAGACCCGTCGCAGACCTCCTCCACGGCCCCTGTCCGGCGGTCGTGCTCGGCGCGGGGGCGCAGGACCCGTGCCCCGACACACGTCGCCTCCACGGCATCATGGCCGCCGACGACTACGGCAGCGAGCTGTGCATCGCCCTGTCCCGAAGCGGCGTCGCCCGGGGCGCGTTGGTACTGCTGCGGGAGCGGACCTCCAGACCCTTCTCCCCGGCGGAGAAGACCCGCGCCGCCCGACTGGCGGAGCCGCTGGCCGCAGCCGTGACGCGGTACGTCACGGACAAACCGCTGCGCCCCCGGCAGGTCCACCTCCCCCCGGCCGTCGTCGTCATCGGCAAGAACGACGAGATCGCCGGAGCGACCCCCACGGGGCGCGAGGCGCTGCGGGGCATCCTGCCCGGCGTCTACCCCGCAAGCGACCAGGAACTGTTCAGCTTCATCTGGCACATCACCTACACGGCCCGGCGCACCGCCATGCCCGCGATCACCCGCGCCCCCACCCCCCTCGGCTGGTTCTCCCTCCAGGCCCACCCCCTGGACGGCGCGATGACAGGCGACACCGTCGTCACCCTCCAGCCCGCCGCACCCACGGAACTGCTCCCCGCGCTCGCCCAGTGGTACGGCATCTCACCCAGGGAACGCACCGTCATCGAGCAGGCCCTGCAAGGCCTGGCAGCCAAACAGATAGCCCGCCGCCTCAACCTGTCCCCGCACACGGTGAACGACCACTTCAAGGCGGTCTACCGCAAGACGGGCGTAACGGGGAGGGAGGAACTGATCGCCTGCCTGTGA
- a CDS encoding DUF3291 domain-containing protein produces the protein MTSAAPAAHLAELNLAKLRHPLDDPRMESFVELLNPVNAAADGAPGFIWRLVEEGAPDATALRPAGEDVIVTMSVWETPEALWEFTYRSGHLEVMRRRREWFDRHVEAYLVLWWVPAGHVPTVDEGLERLADLRANGPSPRAFTFASTYTATEAAGTLRADAVPTA, from the coding sequence ATGACCTCAGCCGCGCCTGCCGCCCACCTCGCCGAGCTCAACCTCGCCAAGCTTCGCCATCCCCTGGACGACCCGCGCATGGAGTCGTTCGTCGAGCTGCTCAATCCCGTGAACGCCGCCGCCGACGGCGCACCCGGTTTCATATGGCGACTGGTCGAGGAGGGGGCGCCCGACGCGACCGCGCTGCGCCCGGCCGGCGAGGACGTCATCGTCACCATGTCGGTGTGGGAGACGCCCGAGGCGCTGTGGGAATTCACCTACCGCAGCGGCCACTTGGAGGTGATGCGACGCCGACGTGAATGGTTCGACCGGCACGTCGAGGCGTACCTGGTGCTGTGGTGGGTGCCCGCCGGGCACGTGCCGACGGTGGACGAGGGCCTGGAGCGGTTGGCGGATCTGCGGGCGAACGGCCCCTCCCCGCGGGCGTTCACCTTCGCCTCCACCTACACGGCGACCGAGGCCGCCGGCACCCTGCGGGCGGACGCCGTCCCGACGGCATGA
- a CDS encoding helix-turn-helix transcriptional regulator has protein sequence MEDIDAIAALQDPVRRRLYEYVAEQGREVGRNEAAEATGVARTLAAHHLDKLAEAGLLESGSRRLTGRSGPGAGRPAKVYTRSRAERSISLPARDYRTAAELLAEAAEEAGLDDGLCAAARRRGEALRGPAESCDDVDAAMELLAARGYEPHIEDADEGTGGPASRVVRMRNCPFHAVAERFPPLVCGMNLALLEGLIGSDGAVRARMDARPGECCVIIEASKNNIH, from the coding sequence GTGGAGGACATCGACGCGATCGCGGCACTGCAGGACCCGGTGCGGCGTCGCCTGTACGAGTACGTGGCGGAGCAAGGCCGTGAGGTCGGGCGCAACGAGGCCGCCGAGGCCACCGGGGTGGCACGCACGCTCGCGGCGCACCACCTGGACAAGCTGGCCGAAGCCGGCCTCCTGGAGAGCGGCAGCCGCCGTCTGACGGGGCGTTCGGGGCCGGGGGCGGGCCGTCCCGCCAAGGTCTACACGCGGTCGCGGGCCGAACGGTCGATCTCGCTGCCCGCCCGCGACTACCGCACCGCCGCCGAACTCCTCGCCGAGGCCGCGGAGGAAGCCGGTCTGGACGACGGGCTGTGCGCGGCGGCGCGCCGCCGGGGCGAGGCCCTGCGCGGACCGGCGGAGTCGTGCGACGACGTGGACGCGGCGATGGAGCTGCTCGCCGCGCGCGGCTACGAACCGCACATCGAAGACGCGGACGAGGGGACGGGCGGGCCCGCGTCCCGCGTCGTCCGTATGCGCAACTGCCCTTTCCACGCAGTGGCCGAGCGCTTCCCGCCGCTGGTGTGCGGCATGAACCTCGCACTGCTTGAGGGGCTGATCGGATCGGATGGGGCGGTGCGTGCCCGGATGGACGCCAGACCGGGGGAGTGCTGCGTGATCATCGAGGCTTCTAAAAACAATATTCATTGA
- a CDS encoding alpha/beta fold hydrolase gives MIEEYVRTVTAHGVPYNYRVLRQSDPARKTRDEPVVALGGVLEGMHDWAYLEEAVLPRASLVTLDLPGLDPAAFQHGDGLDLLCEGLASVVDDLGAARIHLYGYSLGAAVALQYTQGHPERVARLLLGGVPGDVTDEMESHLRTAVGCARAGDAEGFAALMADGLLCLDDSHHVHRRALTRGYLRRFMRNAAHVPRKVDLLATALITRRRPLHGGLSGVPTLVFCGGHDHLHPHEELQAFAAKIEGSRVVTFPDCDHMLPLQRPEAVTSLVGSFLLDEPTAHARG, from the coding sequence ATGATCGAGGAATACGTCCGCACGGTGACCGCGCACGGGGTGCCGTACAACTACCGGGTACTGCGGCAATCGGACCCCGCCCGGAAGACCCGCGACGAGCCGGTCGTCGCGCTCGGCGGGGTGCTGGAGGGCATGCACGACTGGGCGTACCTGGAAGAGGCCGTCCTGCCCCGGGCGAGCCTGGTCACGCTGGACCTGCCGGGCCTCGACCCGGCCGCCTTCCAGCACGGGGACGGCCTCGACCTCCTCTGCGAAGGACTCGCGAGCGTCGTCGACGACCTCGGCGCCGCCCGCATCCACCTCTACGGCTACTCGCTGGGCGCGGCCGTCGCGCTGCAGTACACGCAGGGCCACCCCGAGCGCGTCGCACGGCTGCTGCTCGGCGGCGTCCCCGGCGACGTCACGGACGAGATGGAGAGTCACCTGCGTACCGCCGTCGGCTGCGCGAGGGCCGGCGACGCGGAGGGTTTCGCCGCCCTGATGGCCGACGGACTGCTCTGCCTCGACGACAGCCACCACGTCCACCGGCGGGCGCTGACCCGCGGATACCTTCGGCGCTTCATGCGCAACGCGGCCCATGTGCCGCGCAAGGTGGACCTGCTGGCCACCGCCCTGATCACGCGCCGCCGGCCCCTGCACGGCGGTCTGTCCGGGGTGCCCACGCTGGTGTTCTGCGGTGGCCACGACCACCTCCATCCGCACGAGGAACTGCAGGCGTTCGCCGCGAAGATCGAGGGCAGCCGGGTCGTCACTTTTCCCGACTGTGACCACATGCTGCCGTTGCAGCGTCCCGAGGCGGTCACGTCCCTCGTGGGGTCCTTCCTGCTGGACGAGCCGACGGCCCACGCCCGCGGCTGA
- a CDS encoding beta-ketoacyl-[acyl-carrier-protein] synthase family protein, whose translation MTAANTTASAPAAVVTGLGLVTAAGVGVKHAWHQITNATVPQGVRRPDPLQDLPCDFMYTIDDGDLDVDAVLGVASHRLMDRFAQLAVVAAREAVADAGLGPDVWDSARVAVVVGSAHGGLTFYDEQHRTLTERGPRRVSPRMAPLTVVNGAAGSVARDLGTRGPSFAVATACSSGTDAIGTALHLLRAGACDIAVAGGTESMCSRAVFAGTCNAKALSTRTTEPTTACRPFDVDRDGFVVGEGAGILVLERAEHARARGAKALAALRGYGAATSSEASSPVATSEAGIELALRAALADADVAPGDIGHVNAHGTSTVMNDLVEAAVLHRVLGEGPLVTSTKSMTGHTLGAAGGIEAAFTVLALQEQLVPATVNLRTQDPRVPVEVVAGSARPARLDCAVSTSLGFGGHNSVLVFARD comes from the coding sequence ATGACGGCAGCGAACACGACCGCCTCCGCGCCCGCGGCCGTCGTCACCGGCCTCGGCCTCGTGACCGCCGCCGGCGTCGGTGTGAAGCACGCCTGGCACCAGATCACCAACGCGACCGTCCCGCAAGGAGTGCGGCGACCGGACCCGTTGCAGGATCTGCCCTGCGATTTCATGTACACCATCGACGACGGCGACCTCGACGTCGACGCCGTGCTCGGCGTGGCGAGCCACCGGCTCATGGACCGCTTCGCGCAGCTCGCCGTCGTCGCGGCCCGGGAGGCCGTGGCGGACGCCGGGCTCGGCCCCGACGTGTGGGACAGCGCACGCGTCGCCGTGGTCGTCGGGTCCGCCCACGGCGGCCTCACCTTCTACGACGAGCAGCACCGCACCCTCACCGAGCGCGGCCCGCGCAGGGTGTCCCCGAGAATGGCGCCGCTGACCGTCGTCAACGGAGCGGCGGGCAGCGTCGCCCGTGACCTCGGCACCCGCGGGCCCAGCTTCGCCGTGGCCACCGCGTGCTCCTCCGGCACCGACGCGATCGGCACCGCCCTCCACCTGCTGCGCGCGGGCGCCTGCGACATCGCCGTCGCGGGCGGCACGGAGTCCATGTGCTCCCGCGCCGTCTTCGCCGGCACCTGCAACGCGAAGGCGCTGTCCACGCGTACGACGGAACCCACCACCGCCTGCCGCCCGTTCGACGTGGACAGGGACGGGTTCGTGGTGGGGGAGGGGGCCGGGATCCTCGTCCTCGAGCGCGCGGAGCACGCCAGGGCACGCGGCGCGAAGGCCCTGGCCGCCTTGCGCGGGTACGGGGCGGCCACCTCGAGCGAGGCTTCCTCCCCCGTCGCCACGAGTGAGGCCGGTATCGAGCTGGCGCTGCGCGCCGCGCTCGCCGACGCGGACGTGGCCCCGGGCGACATCGGACACGTCAACGCCCACGGCACGTCCACCGTCATGAACGACCTGGTGGAAGCGGCCGTGCTGCACCGCGTCCTGGGCGAGGGCCCGTTGGTGACCTCCACGAAGTCCATGACCGGGCACACGCTGGGCGCCGCGGGCGGCATCGAGGCGGCGTTCACCGTGCTCGCCCTGCAGGAGCAACTGGTGCCGGCCACGGTGAACCTCAGGACGCAGGACCCGCGCGTACCCGTGGAAGTGGTCGCCGGATCCGCCAGGCCGGCCCGCCTGGACTGTGCGGTGAGTACATCGCTCGGATTCGGCGGGCACAACTCCGTACTCGTCTTCGCCCGAGACTGA
- a CDS encoding phosphopantetheine-binding protein: protein MEATERVTVLMKKNFGVRLDDVSSDVPLYQLAIDSLALEELLLLIEDECAIDLADQTLSSRDTVATLMSVVRQKAAAE from the coding sequence GTGGAAGCCACTGAGCGTGTCACGGTTCTCATGAAGAAGAACTTCGGGGTCCGTCTCGACGACGTGTCGTCGGACGTCCCCCTCTACCAGCTGGCCATCGACTCCCTCGCGCTGGAGGAACTGCTCCTGCTGATCGAGGACGAGTGCGCCATCGATCTGGCCGACCAGACCCTCTCGTCGCGCGACACCGTCGCGACGCTCATGTCGGTCGTGCGCCAGAAGGCGGCGGCGGAATGA